A stretch of Enterobacter cloacae complex sp. ECNIH7 DNA encodes these proteins:
- a CDS encoding methylthioribulose 1-phosphate dehydratase: MTENLQLTHLVDACRWIGAKGWAPATGGNMSVRQDEHLCWLSESGKDKGSLTTADFLQVEIATNRAPSGRRPSAETGLHTLIYRLFPEANAVLHVHTVNATVLSRLVKEAELNISGFEMQKSLSGQTTHLDTVAIPVFDNDQDIDALASRIARYAEERPLNYGFLLRGHGLTCWGRDVAEARRHLEGLEFLFECEMRLRQLERI, translated from the coding sequence ATGACAGAAAACCTGCAACTCACACATCTTGTCGACGCCTGCCGCTGGATTGGCGCCAAAGGCTGGGCGCCAGCCACCGGCGGCAATATGTCGGTGCGTCAGGACGAACACCTCTGCTGGCTCAGCGAATCCGGCAAAGACAAAGGCAGCCTGACGACGGCGGATTTTCTGCAGGTTGAAATCGCCACCAACCGCGCGCCATCTGGCCGTAGACCGTCGGCGGAAACCGGTCTTCACACGCTGATTTATCGCCTGTTCCCGGAAGCCAACGCCGTCCTGCACGTTCATACCGTCAACGCCACGGTGCTGTCGCGTCTGGTCAAAGAAGCCGAGCTCAACATCAGCGGCTTTGAGATGCAAAAGTCCCTCTCCGGGCAGACCACGCATCTGGATACGGTGGCTATCCCTGTCTTTGATAACGACCAGGATATTGACGCCCTTGCCTCCCGAATCGCCCGTTACGCAGAGGAACGCCCGCTTAATTATGGTTTTCTTCTGCGCGGTCATGGCTTAACCTGCTGGGGACGCGACGTGGCCGAGGCCCGCCGTCATCTGGAAGGGCTAGAATTCTTATTTGAATGCGAAATGCGTTTACGACAACTGGAGAGAATATGA
- a CDS encoding SRPBCC family protein translates to MTLDPETDLKLERVVDAPRDLLWLCWTTPEHIKNFFIPAPHKVTECDLDLRVGGRFNTVFEVDGQRMDNRGVFLEIDPGKKLVFTDGYTEGWKPAEKPFMTAILLLEDVGEGKTRYTAIARHPTKEIREQHEQMGFHEGWGIVLDQLVGYVKGLER, encoded by the coding sequence GTGACGCTCGATCCTGAAACTGACTTAAAACTGGAGCGCGTGGTGGATGCACCGCGCGACCTGCTTTGGCTCTGCTGGACTACGCCGGAACACATCAAAAACTTCTTCATTCCTGCTCCCCATAAGGTGACCGAATGCGATCTCGACCTCCGCGTGGGCGGGCGGTTCAACACCGTGTTTGAGGTGGACGGTCAGCGGATGGATAACCGGGGCGTCTTCCTGGAAATCGATCCCGGTAAAAAGCTGGTCTTTACCGACGGCTATACCGAAGGCTGGAAACCGGCCGAGAAGCCGTTTATGACGGCGATCCTGCTGCTGGAGGATGTGGGCGAGGGCAAGACCCGCTACACGGCGATTGCGCGTCATCCGACGAAGGAAATCCGCGAACAGCATGAACAGATGGGCTTCCACGAAGGGTGGGGGATTGTGCTGGATCAGCTGGTGGGGTATGTGAAAGGACTGGAGCGTTGA
- the mtnK gene encoding S-methyl-5-thioribose kinase, whose translation MSQYRTFTAQDAVEYARQYGGLDDPSSLVEAQEIGDGNLNLVFKIFDGAGVSRIVVKQALPYVRCVGESWPLTLDRARLEAQTLVAHYQHSPQHTVKIHHFDPELAVMVMEDLSSHRIWRGELINNIYYPQAAQQLGEYLAHALFHTSDFYLHPHEKKAQVAKFINPEMCEITEDLFFNDPYQIHERNSYPAELENDVAALRDDAQLKIAVASLKHRFFSHAEALLHGDIHSGSIFVADGSLKAIDAEFGYFGPIGFDVGTAIGNLLLNFCGLPGHLGIRDAAAAREQRLTDIQELWNTFAERFQALANEKTRDAALGAPGYAFAFLKKVWHDAIGFCGTELIRRSVGLSHVADIDTIQDEAMRHECLRHAITLGKALIVIADRIDSAEDLVARVRQYS comes from the coding sequence ATGTCGCAATACCGTACCTTTACCGCTCAGGACGCCGTGGAGTATGCCAGGCAGTATGGCGGACTTGACGATCCTTCATCGCTGGTAGAGGCGCAGGAAATAGGCGACGGCAACCTCAATCTGGTCTTTAAAATTTTCGACGGCGCGGGCGTGAGCCGCATCGTCGTTAAGCAGGCGCTGCCTTACGTGCGCTGCGTCGGGGAGTCCTGGCCGCTGACGCTGGACCGCGCCCGTCTGGAGGCGCAAACGCTGGTCGCGCACTATCAGCACAGCCCGCAGCACACGGTGAAAATCCACCACTTTGACCCGGAGCTGGCAGTAATGGTGATGGAAGATCTCTCCAGCCATCGCATCTGGCGCGGGGAGCTGATCAACAACATTTACTACCCGCAGGCGGCACAGCAGCTGGGCGAATACCTCGCGCACGCGCTGTTCCACACCAGCGATTTCTACCTGCACCCGCACGAGAAGAAAGCGCAGGTGGCGAAATTCATCAACCCGGAGATGTGCGAGATCACCGAAGATCTGTTCTTCAACGATCCGTACCAGATCCATGAGCGCAACAGCTATCCGGCCGAGCTGGAAAATGACGTCGCGGCCCTGCGCGACGACGCTCAGCTTAAAATTGCCGTGGCCTCCCTGAAGCATCGCTTCTTCTCGCACGCCGAAGCGCTCCTGCACGGCGATATTCACAGCGGCTCGATTTTTGTGGCCGACGGCAGCCTGAAGGCCATCGACGCCGAGTTCGGCTACTTTGGCCCGATTGGCTTTGACGTCGGCACCGCCATCGGCAACCTGCTGCTGAACTTCTGCGGGCTGCCGGGGCACCTGGGCATTCGCGATGCCGCCGCCGCGCGCGAGCAGCGCCTGACCGATATTCAGGAGCTGTGGAACACCTTCGCGGAACGCTTCCAGGCGCTGGCAAACGAGAAAACGCGCGACGCCGCGCTCGGCGCGCCGGGCTATGCCTTCGCGTTCCTGAAAAAGGTCTGGCATGACGCCATCGGCTTCTGCGGCACCGAGCTCATTCGCCGCAGCGTCGGGCTTTCCCACGTGGCGGATATCGACACCATCCAGGACGAGGCGATGCGCCACGAGTGCCTGCGCCACGCGATAACGCTCGGTAAAGCACTGATTGTCATTGCCGACCGCATCGATAGCGCGG
- a CDS encoding IbrB-like domain-containing protein, whose amino-acid sequence MRQRLITEMETYLQSLSEEERINAINAFREAIHKHSPFREQPIDCVLWIRQDAITANDYNPNNVAPPEKRLLSQSLELDGFTQPIFVTESEPHHYEIVDGFHRHEIGKNRAALKRQLKGYLPITCLRRDRQDKHNRMAATIRHNRARGRHQINAMSEIVRELVQLGWNDERISRELGMDGDEVLRLKQINGLLELFADRRYSEAWTVK is encoded by the coding sequence ATGCGACAAAGACTAATCACCGAAATGGAAACGTACCTGCAGTCACTTTCCGAAGAGGAGCGTATTAACGCCATAAATGCCTTTCGTGAAGCAATCCATAAACACAGTCCGTTTCGTGAACAACCTATAGACTGCGTCCTCTGGATAAGACAGGACGCTATTACCGCTAACGATTACAACCCCAATAACGTTGCGCCACCAGAAAAACGGCTGCTCAGTCAGTCACTGGAGCTCGATGGATTCACCCAACCTATCTTTGTGACAGAAAGCGAACCGCACCACTACGAAATTGTGGATGGTTTTCATCGCCATGAAATTGGTAAAAATCGGGCGGCGCTGAAGCGTCAGCTCAAGGGCTATCTCCCCATCACCTGCCTGCGTCGGGATCGGCAGGATAAACATAACCGTATGGCCGCCACGATTCGTCACAACCGGGCGCGGGGTCGACACCAGATTAACGCCATGTCGGAGATCGTTCGCGAGCTGGTGCAGCTTGGCTGGAATGACGAGAGAATAAGCAGGGAACTGGGTATGGACGGCGATGAAGTCTTGCGCCTCAAGCAAATCAACGGTCTGCTGGAGCTGTTTGCAGACCGTCGTTACTCAGAAGCCTGGACGGTGAAATAA
- a CDS encoding 1,2-dihydroxy-3-keto-5-methylthiopentene dioxygenase encodes MSALTIYSDKDASQHQWHSTDAAEIAQQLNAKGVRFERWAADRDLGHDPAPEAVIAAYQHAIDKLVAEKGYQSWDVISLRADNPQKEALRAKFLNEHTHGEDEVRFFVEGAGLFCLHIDDEVYQVLCEKNDLISVPAGTPHWFDMGSEPNFTAIRIFDNPEGWVAQFTGDAIADAYPRLA; translated from the coding sequence ATGAGCGCATTGACCATTTATTCCGATAAAGACGCCAGTCAACACCAGTGGCACAGCACCGACGCCGCCGAGATAGCCCAGCAGCTCAACGCCAAAGGCGTGCGGTTTGAACGCTGGGCTGCAGATCGCGATTTAGGACACGATCCCGCGCCCGAAGCCGTGATCGCGGCGTATCAGCATGCGATCGACAAGCTGGTGGCGGAGAAAGGCTATCAGAGCTGGGATGTAATTAGCCTGCGCGCCGACAACCCGCAGAAAGAGGCGCTGCGCGCGAAGTTCCTGAACGAACACACCCATGGCGAAGACGAAGTGCGCTTTTTCGTGGAAGGCGCGGGATTGTTCTGCCTGCACATTGATGATGAGGTGTATCAGGTGCTGTGCGAGAAAAACGACCTGATTTCCGTTCCCGCCGGCACGCCGCACTGGTTTGATATGGGCTCAGAGCCGAACTTTACGGCGATTCGTATTTTCGACAATCCGGAAGGCTGGGTGGCGCAGTTTACGGGCGATGCGATCGCGGATGCGTATCCACGCCTCGCATAG
- a CDS encoding pyridoxal phosphate-dependent aminotransferase: MSNNALIPQSKLPNLGTTIFTQMSALAQQHNAINLSQGFPDFDGPTYLQERLAYHVAQGANQYAPMTGVQALREAIADKTAELYDHKPDANTDITVTAGATEALYAAITALVRACDEVICFDPSYDSYAPAVELSGGVVKRVALQPPHFRPDWQAFAALLSDKTRLVILNTPHNPSATVWQKADFAALWQAIAEREIYVLSDEVYEHICFAEEGHASVLAHPQLRERAIAVSSFGKTYHMTGWKVGYCVAPAAISAELRKVHQYLTFAVNTPAQLALADMLRAEPGHYRELPHFYRERRDLFVAALSKSRLEILPSEGTYFLLADYSAISDLDDVSFCQWLTKEVGVAAIPLSVFCADPFPHKLIRLCFAKQESTLLAAAERLNTL, translated from the coding sequence ATGAGCAATAACGCATTGATTCCGCAGAGTAAACTTCCCAATCTTGGTACTACCATCTTTACGCAGATGAGCGCTCTGGCGCAGCAGCACAACGCCATTAACCTTTCTCAGGGCTTCCCGGACTTCGATGGCCCTACCTATTTGCAGGAGCGTCTGGCGTACCACGTGGCGCAGGGGGCGAATCAGTATGCGCCGATGACGGGCGTGCAGGCGCTGCGGGAAGCCATTGCGGATAAAACGGCGGAGCTGTACGACCATAAGCCCGATGCGAACACCGACATTACGGTGACGGCAGGGGCGACCGAAGCGCTGTATGCGGCCATCACCGCGCTGGTGCGTGCGTGCGATGAAGTTATCTGCTTTGACCCGAGCTACGACAGCTATGCGCCTGCGGTTGAACTCTCCGGCGGCGTAGTGAAACGCGTGGCGCTTCAGCCGCCGCACTTTCGCCCTGACTGGCAGGCGTTTGCCGCGCTGCTGAGCGACAAAACCCGCCTGGTGATCCTGAATACCCCGCACAACCCGTCGGCAACGGTGTGGCAGAAAGCCGATTTCGCCGCGCTGTGGCAGGCGATTGCAGAACGTGAAATTTACGTGCTCAGCGATGAAGTCTACGAGCACATCTGCTTTGCAGAAGAAGGACACGCCAGCGTGCTGGCCCATCCGCAGCTTCGCGAGCGCGCAATCGCCGTCTCGTCATTCGGTAAGACTTACCATATGACCGGCTGGAAAGTGGGCTACTGCGTCGCACCGGCCGCCATTAGCGCCGAGCTGCGCAAGGTGCACCAGTACCTGACCTTTGCCGTGAACACGCCGGCTCAGCTGGCGCTGGCGGATATGCTGCGCGCTGAACCCGGGCATTATCGCGAGCTGCCGCACTTCTATCGTGAACGTCGGGATCTGTTTGTGGCGGCGCTAAGTAAAAGCCGGCTGGAGATTTTGCCCTCAGAAGGGACCTATTTTCTGCTCGCCGACTACAGCGCGATATCGGATCTGGACGACGTGAGCTTCTGCCAGTGGCTGACGAAAGAGGTGGGCGTGGCCGCCATTCCGCTGTCGGTATTCTGCGCCGATCCCTTCCCGCATAAGCTGATCCGTCTTTGCTTTGCGAAGCAGGAATCGACGCTGCTGGCGGCGGCAGAGCGTCTGAACACGCTCTGA
- the mtnC gene encoding acireductone synthase, producing the protein MIRAIVTDIEGTTSDIRFVHDVLFPYARERLAAFVTAQQYAEPVKSILDNLRDEIDNPHASVGELIDALFAFMDEDRKSTALKALQGIIWHDGYVNGDFTGHLYPDVLPALEKWKAQGIDLYVYSSGSVAAQKLLFGYSDEGDITHLFSGYFDTHIGAKREVQSYQNIATQTGIAPSQILFLSDIHQELDAAEQAGFRTLQLIRGDDDGASHHHQVHQFDEINPEQIPS; encoded by the coding sequence ATGATTCGCGCGATTGTGACGGATATTGAAGGGACCACCAGCGATATTCGTTTTGTCCATGACGTTTTGTTCCCCTACGCGCGTGAGCGGCTGGCGGCCTTCGTGACCGCGCAGCAGTACGCCGAGCCGGTCAAATCCATTCTGGACAACCTGCGTGATGAAATCGATAACCCGCACGCCAGCGTCGGCGAACTCATCGACGCGCTGTTTGCCTTTATGGACGAAGACCGCAAATCGACCGCGCTCAAAGCCCTGCAGGGGATCATCTGGCACGACGGCTACGTTAACGGCGACTTTACCGGACACCTCTACCCGGACGTGCTGCCTGCGCTGGAAAAGTGGAAAGCGCAAGGGATTGATCTCTATGTTTATTCCTCTGGCTCCGTCGCCGCGCAGAAACTGTTATTTGGCTACAGCGACGAAGGTGATATTACTCATCTGTTCAGCGGCTATTTTGACACCCACATCGGCGCCAAGCGCGAGGTGCAGTCTTATCAGAACATTGCGACGCAAACGGGCATCGCCCCGTCGCAGATCCTGTTCCTGTCCGATATTCATCAGGAGCTGGACGCGGCTGAACAGGCAGGTTTTCGCACCCTGCAGCTGATTCGCGGTGATGATGACGGCGCAAGCCATCACCATCAGGTCCACCAGTTTGACGAGATTAATCCGGAGCAGATCCCTTCATGA
- a CDS encoding DUF6453 family protein, giving the protein MARGLYIDLNDGRPAMTITAGMKCPSYGGEAVEAWGQQTMTVQGYVAGATPFFIPSNSVVNVTRSPNLITTIMVLDGITNNGNGTLTQSVWSSDGWGKDKTFPGTVWQILPAGQSGNRGLLIEDSTDFIAITDVSRVASCVFSGTVNVNGTYTLPAKGLVFARWNDSAATLECDGNNIYSRQDYTGYDDIARSVNVDIAIFAVQAPVPGRGLNFINAAGQCTFSTTRRPFIFRNQFYSPGNSWVDIGNSMIALGCYGFSSSTASGWCNMRSKGLVMSGNSVKCGNGRVRSRWTDKYSVTGERYTGMSIPIIPAMY; this is encoded by the coding sequence ATGGCCAGGGGACTCTATATCGATTTGAATGACGGGCGTCCGGCAATGACCATCACTGCCGGAATGAAATGTCCGTCGTATGGTGGGGAGGCTGTGGAGGCATGGGGCCAGCAGACCATGACTGTTCAGGGCTATGTTGCCGGAGCGACACCTTTTTTCATTCCATCAAACTCGGTTGTGAATGTGACTCGCTCGCCGAATCTGATAACAACGATTATGGTTCTCGATGGGATAACCAATAACGGAAACGGAACCCTGACACAGAGTGTCTGGTCATCAGATGGCTGGGGGAAAGATAAAACATTTCCCGGCACAGTCTGGCAGATTTTACCCGCAGGGCAGAGTGGAAACCGTGGTTTGCTTATTGAGGATTCGACAGACTTTATTGCGATCACTGATGTCAGTCGTGTTGCTTCCTGTGTTTTCAGTGGAACGGTCAATGTAAATGGTACTTACACGCTTCCGGCCAAAGGGCTCGTTTTTGCCCGCTGGAATGACAGCGCAGCTACGCTTGAATGTGATGGTAATAATATTTACTCCCGTCAGGATTACACGGGCTATGACGATATCGCCCGTTCTGTGAATGTCGATATTGCGATTTTTGCGGTTCAGGCCCCTGTACCCGGAAGAGGATTAAATTTCATCAACGCTGCTGGCCAGTGCACTTTCTCTACCACCCGCCGTCCATTTATATTCCGAAATCAGTTTTATTCACCGGGCAATAGCTGGGTCGATATTGGCAACAGCATGATTGCGCTTGGCTGCTATGGTTTCAGCTCTTCAACAGCCAGCGGGTGGTGCAACATGCGATCCAAGGGACTGGTGATGAGCGGGAACTCGGTAAAATGTGGGAATGGCCGTGTCCGTTCCCGATGGACAGACAAGTATTCTGTGACTGGCGAGAGATATACCGGAATGAGTATTCCCATCATCCCCGCAATGTATTGA
- a CDS encoding tail fiber domain-containing protein, with translation MIYTTGTIAISGNTLTGTGTNFTAAGSLIRNGCTVIALTSPPQVFQITSIGGATSLTVTPAANPAIPAGTKYSILLSDSLSVDGLAQDIAETFTMYQRYMSGFADVMNGTTDVTITINGAAVTVPGQKSLARKGANSDITSLSGLTTALSVAQGGTGSTTASGARTNLGLGDLATENSSGIRKQLFKVDPQLGSTVELNVFNSGAGVKNGSGLMFRRPASDGYVIMQYNTSGDYEVSNVIMGIDTASRNVSWDFQLSGNAVANVGSWLSNSDKDIKTNIKVIENPLKKMRMMHGYTWERLDDAPPGQGFIAQELMEVMPTAVFEGGRTELKDGTVVEKTLSVDVTGASAALHHEAILALMEQIEDLKKQVEALQPGS, from the coding sequence ATGATTTATACCACTGGCACTATTGCCATCAGCGGAAATACCCTAACAGGTACGGGAACAAACTTTACTGCAGCTGGCTCGTTAATTCGTAACGGTTGTACCGTCATCGCACTGACCAGCCCGCCGCAGGTATTCCAGATCACCTCCATCGGCGGGGCAACCAGTCTCACCGTGACACCAGCAGCAAATCCTGCAATCCCTGCGGGAACAAAGTATTCGATTTTGCTGAGCGACAGCCTGAGTGTGGATGGACTGGCGCAGGACATTGCTGAAACGTTCACGATGTACCAGCGTTATATGAGCGGCTTTGCTGATGTGATGAACGGCACCACAGATGTCACCATCACGATTAACGGCGCGGCCGTCACGGTACCGGGTCAGAAATCACTGGCCAGGAAAGGGGCAAACAGTGACATTACCAGCCTTTCCGGGCTGACTACAGCGCTATCTGTAGCACAGGGCGGTACCGGTTCGACAACTGCATCAGGCGCTCGCACAAACCTCGGTTTGGGAGATCTGGCAACTGAAAACAGTAGCGGTATCAGAAAGCAACTTTTCAAAGTTGACCCACAACTCGGAAGCACGGTTGAACTTAATGTGTTTAACTCTGGCGCTGGTGTGAAGAATGGCTCCGGACTGATGTTCAGGCGTCCCGCATCAGATGGTTATGTCATTATGCAGTACAACACCTCAGGCGATTATGAGGTCAGTAACGTAATCATGGGTATCGATACTGCGTCACGTAACGTTTCATGGGATTTCCAGTTATCAGGTAATGCCGTTGCGAATGTCGGTTCATGGCTGAGCAATTCCGATAAAGACATCAAGACTAATATAAAGGTCATAGAAAACCCGCTTAAGAAAATGCGAATGATGCATGGATATACCTGGGAGCGTCTGGATGATGCACCTCCCGGGCAGGGTTTTATAGCGCAGGAGCTTATGGAAGTCATGCCGACGGCAGTTTTTGAGGGCGGACGTACTGAACTTAAAGACGGAACGGTAGTTGAGAAAACCTTATCAGTCGATGTTACCGGCGCTTCAGCAGCACTTCACCATGAAGCTATTCTGGCTTTAATGGAACAGATTGAAGATTTAAAGAAACAGGTAGAGGCATTGCAGCCAGGAAGTTGA
- a CDS encoding LysR substrate-binding domain-containing protein, translated as MSMKATLDPIKLLMKNHNYSIELHDVFLSSDSAEDLLAYRRADLIFSFSSSNNHSVACSLYHKLPFVLVCREGHPRLSENPTREEILNENFTAYLNDENSFKDYQEKAESLLTKRNIVYRSNSFISLLSVIGSSDLIGLVPAPAFEQYGPALNLRKVETDIQLPSIDIYMMYNRSALNRSAFASFIEEISLP; from the coding sequence ATGAGTATGAAAGCAACGCTTGACCCTATAAAATTGCTGATGAAAAACCATAACTATTCAATTGAATTACATGATGTTTTTCTTTCGTCTGATTCAGCAGAAGATCTCTTAGCCTACAGAAGAGCCGACCTGATATTTTCATTTTCTTCTTCTAACAATCATTCTGTCGCCTGTAGCCTCTACCATAAACTTCCTTTCGTCCTCGTTTGTCGTGAGGGCCATCCCCGTCTCAGTGAAAATCCCACGCGTGAAGAGATCCTGAATGAAAACTTCACCGCCTACCTGAACGATGAGAACAGCTTCAAAGACTATCAGGAAAAGGCCGAAAGCCTGTTAACCAAAAGAAATATCGTCTATCGTAGCAACTCTTTTATATCCCTTCTGTCGGTGATCGGTTCGTCCGATCTCATAGGATTAGTACCCGCACCGGCCTTCGAACAATATGGCCCAGCCCTCAACCTGCGAAAAGTGGAAACTGACATTCAACTCCCCAGCATTGATATTTACATGATGTACAACCGTTCCGCGCTCAATAGGTCGGCATTCGCGAGTTTTATTGAAGAGATATCATTACCGTAG
- a CDS encoding DinI family protein: MFVELVYDKRNVEGLEGAREIILAELTKRVHQIFPDAEVKVKPMQANGLNSDASKSDREKLNRMLEEMFEESDMWLVSEFPTVRQVGL; encoded by the coding sequence ATGTTCGTAGAACTGGTTTATGACAAGCGTAATGTTGAGGGGCTCGAAGGGGCCAGAGAGATCATTCTGGCCGAGCTGACGAAGCGGGTGCACCAGATTTTCCCTGATGCCGAAGTGAAGGTGAAGCCGATGCAGGCAAACGGCCTGAATAGCGATGCAAGCAAAAGCGATCGGGAAAAGCTGAACCGCATGCTGGAGGAAATGTTTGAAGAGTCCGATATGTGGCTGGTTTCAGAGTTCCCGACTGTTCGCCAGGTTGGCCTGTAG
- the mtnA gene encoding S-methyl-5-thioribose-1-phosphate isomerase: protein MQTLQTTSLRVADNQLFILDQQALPQEKCWLDASTVEALVGHIHALRVRGAPLIGLSASLLLALLAENGKSRDELAAALETLRASRPTAVNLMNNLDRMKIALWQEEYVPALVAEALRLIDEDKRLCDAIAKAGSALVKPGSRLLTHCNTGGLATAGVGTALGVIARAHQDGNVSSVWVDETRPLLQGGRLTAWELGELGVPYQLITDSMAASLMAKGQVDAVWVGADRIAANGDVANKIGTYSLAVLAKFHGIPFYVAAPQTTLDPECPNGDAIPIEQRAASEVTGVAGSFGAVQWAPENAQVYNPAFDVTPASLISGWVLDTGVVTPEEVAEGKFA from the coding sequence ATGCAGACATTACAGACGACCAGCCTGCGGGTGGCGGATAATCAGCTCTTTATTCTCGATCAGCAGGCGCTTCCGCAGGAGAAATGCTGGCTGGATGCCTCGACGGTCGAGGCGCTGGTCGGGCATATCCACGCCCTGCGCGTGCGCGGCGCGCCGCTGATTGGTCTCTCTGCAAGCCTGCTGCTGGCGCTGCTGGCGGAAAACGGCAAAAGCCGCGACGAGCTGGCGGCGGCGCTGGAAACCCTGCGCGCCTCCCGCCCGACGGCGGTGAACCTGATGAACAATCTCGACCGCATGAAGATTGCGCTGTGGCAGGAAGAGTATGTTCCGGCGCTGGTGGCCGAGGCGCTGCGCCTGATTGACGAAGACAAACGGCTTTGCGACGCGATTGCCAAAGCCGGCAGCGCGCTGGTGAAGCCCGGCAGCCGTCTGCTGACCCACTGCAACACCGGCGGGCTGGCAACGGCGGGTGTCGGCACCGCATTGGGCGTGATTGCCCGCGCGCATCAGGACGGTAACGTCAGCAGCGTCTGGGTGGATGAAACCCGTCCGCTGCTGCAGGGCGGTAGACTGACCGCGTGGGAGCTAGGCGAGCTGGGCGTGCCGTACCAGCTGATTACCGATTCCATGGCCGCCAGCCTGATGGCGAAAGGGCAGGTAGACGCCGTGTGGGTGGGCGCAGACCGCATTGCGGCTAACGGCGACGTGGCGAACAAAATCGGCACCTACTCCCTGGCGGTGCTGGCAAAATTCCACGGCATTCCGTTCTATGTGGCCGCGCCGCAAACGACCCTCGACCCGGAATGCCCGAACGGCGACGCGATCCCGATTGAGCAGCGCGCCGCCAGCGAGGTGACGGGCGTCGCCGGAAGCTTTGGCGCGGTTCAGTGGGCGCCGGAAAACGCGCAGGTCTACAACCCGGCGTTTGACGTTACGCCAGCCTCGCTGATTAGCGGCTGGGTGCTGGATACGGGCGTGGTCACGCCGGAAGAGGTTGCGGAAGGGAAATTTGCCTGA
- a CDS encoding phosphoadenosine phosphosulfate reductase codes for MSLYKYSLNQDVLTAARERIKWTLENFPKTCVSFSGGKDSTIMLHLVAQQARLMKTKIDVLFIDWEAQFSHTITHVEHMRELYSDVIDHFWWVALPLTTQNSLSQFQPKWQCWEPGTRWVRQPPDDAITDPAFFSFYQPGMTFETFVRSFSDWFSCNRPAAILIGIRADESYNRFLAIASARKQRFADDKPWTTVAPGGHAWYIYPLYDWKTADIWTWFAKSGCCYNPLYDLMFQAGVPLRYMRICEPFGPEQRQGLWLYHVVEPDRWAAMCERVSGARSGGMYAGHDNHFYGHRKILKPEHLCWREYAMLLLDSMPQNTAEHYRNKIAIYLHWYQKRGIKDIPDTQDGDIGAKDIPSWRRICKVLLNNDYWCRALSFSPNKPKHYQRYSDRVKAKRKEWGILCDKD; via the coding sequence ATGTCACTTTATAAATACTCTTTAAATCAGGATGTTCTTACCGCTGCTCGGGAGCGAATAAAATGGACGCTCGAAAACTTTCCCAAAACCTGTGTTTCTTTTTCAGGAGGTAAAGACTCCACCATTATGCTGCATCTGGTTGCCCAACAGGCGCGACTGATGAAAACCAAAATAGATGTGCTCTTTATCGACTGGGAAGCGCAGTTTTCCCATACCATTACCCATGTGGAACATATGCGCGAGTTGTACAGCGATGTCATCGACCATTTCTGGTGGGTCGCGCTTCCCCTGACAACGCAAAATTCACTGTCACAATTCCAGCCGAAATGGCAATGCTGGGAACCCGGCACCCGATGGGTCCGCCAGCCTCCTGACGATGCGATTACCGATCCCGCTTTTTTTTCCTTCTACCAGCCAGGCATGACGTTTGAAACCTTTGTCCGCAGTTTCTCCGACTGGTTCTCCTGCAATCGCCCGGCGGCAATACTGATTGGCATCCGCGCCGATGAGTCTTACAACCGTTTTCTGGCTATCGCGTCGGCGCGTAAACAGCGGTTTGCCGACGATAAACCCTGGACAACCGTCGCACCGGGAGGACATGCCTGGTATATCTACCCTCTCTACGACTGGAAAACCGCCGATATATGGACCTGGTTCGCCAAATCAGGGTGTTGCTATAACCCACTCTATGACCTGATGTTTCAGGCTGGCGTGCCGCTACGCTACATGCGTATTTGTGAACCCTTTGGTCCTGAACAGCGTCAGGGATTATGGCTCTACCACGTTGTTGAGCCCGATCGCTGGGCGGCCATGTGTGAGCGCGTGAGCGGTGCGCGCAGCGGGGGGATGTACGCCGGACACGATAACCATTTTTATGGTCACCGAAAAATTCTGAAACCCGAACACCTGTGCTGGCGCGAATATGCCATGCTGCTCCTCGACAGCATGCCGCAAAATACGGCTGAGCATTACCGCAATAAAATCGCCATTTATCTGCACTGGTATCAGAAGAGAGGCATAAAGGATATTCCCGATACGCAGGACGGTGATATCGGAGCCAAAGACATTCCCTCATGGCGCCGTATTTGCAAGGTTCTCCTGAATAACGACTACTGGTGCAGGGCGCTATCGTTCAGCCCAAACAAACCCAAACATTATCAGCGCTACAGCGACAGAGTGAAGGCAAAACGCAAAGAGTGGGGCATTTTATGCGACAAAGACTAA